One window of Corynebacterium doosanense CAU 212 = DSM 45436 genomic DNA carries:
- the secD gene encoding protein translocase subunit SecD: MSADTRRTAGAGNAKRAWPKRALAIFGVIFLVVIGLVFLTGDRSMAPKLGIDLQGGTRITLVPQGEQPTQDQMEQARTILEGRVNGMGVSGAEVVADGNTLVITVPGEDASQAQAVGQTSQLLFRPVSQPAMPDPAMLTVTLPEMAERWVEQGVVSPEQAQTAVQTVVDGVNAAIAQQTPDAEKVEVPTIEAEPLPEPENAIEAGDRREEVTAMLREDRQSDDPTTMAAASALMQCGPDYVDPLAGTDDPARPLVACDATSGQAVMLEPAPLLKGVEDPAGPRLTGEEIDTGRPISGGINPETGQMEINFAFKTEGEPNGSATWADLTTQYLGQNIAITLDSAVISAPTIQGATPFGSATSITGDFTQEEATALANNLKYGALPLSFAGENGEQGGTTETIPAQLGTAALKVGVISLIAGFALIAVYVFFYYRLFGLISLFTLVVSTLVTYLLIVLLGRWIGYSLDLAGVAGIVIGVGQTADSFVVYYERIKDEIREGRTFRSATHRGWDRAKQTIVTGNAVTLIGAVVVYFLAVGEVKGFAFTLGLMTVLDLIVTFLVTAPLAQLAARNPFWSKGSVNGLTKMFELADTKRREARDAHPEPALSGAGSTAASAATTANEEK; this comes from the coding sequence TTGTCTGCTGACACTCGACGTACCGCGGGCGCGGGCAACGCCAAAAGAGCGTGGCCCAAGCGAGCCCTGGCCATTTTCGGCGTGATCTTCCTCGTGGTGATCGGCCTGGTGTTCCTCACCGGCGACCGGTCGATGGCCCCGAAGCTGGGCATCGACCTGCAGGGAGGCACCCGCATCACCCTGGTTCCGCAGGGCGAGCAGCCCACGCAGGACCAGATGGAGCAGGCCCGCACGATCCTCGAGGGCCGTGTCAACGGCATGGGCGTCTCCGGCGCCGAGGTCGTCGCCGACGGCAACACCCTGGTCATCACCGTGCCGGGTGAGGACGCCAGCCAGGCACAGGCGGTCGGCCAGACCTCGCAGCTGCTGTTCCGCCCCGTCTCGCAGCCGGCCATGCCGGATCCCGCGATGCTCACCGTCACCCTGCCGGAGATGGCGGAGCGCTGGGTCGAGCAGGGCGTCGTCTCCCCGGAGCAGGCGCAGACCGCCGTGCAGACGGTCGTGGACGGCGTCAACGCCGCCATCGCCCAGCAGACCCCGGACGCCGAGAAGGTCGAGGTCCCCACCATCGAGGCCGAGCCCCTTCCGGAGCCGGAGAACGCCATCGAGGCGGGGGACCGACGCGAGGAGGTCACCGCCATGCTGCGCGAGGACCGGCAGTCGGATGACCCCACCACCATGGCCGCGGCCAGCGCGCTCATGCAGTGCGGCCCGGACTACGTCGACCCGCTCGCGGGCACCGACGACCCGGCCCGCCCCCTGGTGGCCTGCGACGCCACCAGCGGACAGGCGGTCATGCTCGAACCCGCCCCGCTGCTCAAGGGTGTCGAGGACCCCGCGGGCCCGCGCCTGACCGGCGAGGAGATCGACACCGGGCGCCCCATCTCCGGCGGCATCAACCCGGAGACCGGGCAGATGGAGATCAACTTCGCCTTCAAGACCGAGGGCGAGCCCAACGGCTCCGCCACCTGGGCGGACCTGACCACCCAGTACCTCGGGCAGAACATCGCCATCACCCTGGACTCGGCGGTCATCTCCGCGCCCACCATCCAGGGCGCCACGCCCTTCGGCTCGGCGACCTCGATCACCGGCGACTTCACCCAGGAGGAGGCCACCGCGCTGGCCAACAACCTCAAGTACGGCGCGCTGCCGCTGTCTTTCGCCGGCGAGAACGGCGAGCAGGGCGGCACCACCGAGACCATCCCGGCGCAGCTGGGCACCGCGGCACTCAAGGTCGGCGTCATCTCGCTCATCGCGGGTTTTGCGCTCATCGCCGTCTACGTCTTCTTCTACTACCGCCTCTTCGGCCTGATCTCCCTGTTCACCCTCGTGGTGTCCACCCTGGTCACCTACCTGCTCATCGTGCTGCTGGGCCGCTGGATCGGCTACTCCCTCGACCTGGCCGGCGTCGCCGGCATCGTCATCGGCGTGGGCCAGACCGCGGACTCCTTCGTGGTCTACTACGAACGCATCAAGGACGAGATCCGGGAGGGCCGCACCTTCCGCTCGGCCACCCACCGCGGCTGGGACCGGGCCAAGCAGACCATCGTCACCGGTAACGCCGTCACGCTCATCGGCGCCGTCGTGGTGTACTTCCTGGCCGTCGGCGAGGTCAAGGGCTTCGCCTTCACGCTGGGTCTGATGACGGTGCTCGACCTCATCGTCACGTTCCTGGTCACCGCCCCGCTGGCGCAGCTGGCCGCCCGCAACCCGTTCTGGTCGAAGGGCAGTGTCAACGGCCTGACCAAGATGTTCGAACTGGCCGACACGAAACGTCGAGAAGCACGCGACGCACACCCGGAACCTGCCCTGAGCGGCGCGGGATCCACCGCCGCTTCCGCAGCGACCACCGCGAATGAGGAGAAATAG
- the yajC gene encoding preprotein translocase subunit YajC: MEFPFLLILLALLFIPSFLMMRRQRKQQGELQAMQASLTPGDNVVTSAGIHGRISALTDTTVLLEVAPGVEMTLERIAILRSVPDAATRPEPVLGEGVQEEEMRIDDPQRTRGDDHPENLR; encoded by the coding sequence ATGGAATTCCCGTTTCTCCTCATTCTCCTTGCCCTCCTTTTCATTCCCTCCTTCCTCATGATGCGCCGCCAGCGCAAGCAGCAGGGGGAGCTCCAGGCCATGCAGGCGTCGCTCACCCCCGGCGACAACGTCGTCACCAGCGCCGGCATCCACGGCCGGATCTCCGCGCTGACGGACACCACCGTTCTGCTCGAGGTCGCCCCCGGAGTGGAGATGACCCTCGAGCGCATCGCCATCCTGCGCAGCGTCCCCGACGCCGCCACCCGCCCGGAGCCCGTGCTCGGCGAGGGCGTGCAGGAGGAAGAGATGCGTATCGACGACCCGCAGCGCACCCGCGGCGACGACCACCCGGAGAACCTGCGTTAG
- the ruvB gene encoding Holliday junction branch migration DNA helicase RuvB yields MSDIERTEFQLPSELLAGGRAPDSAVDPGVQPDETDIDQTLRPKSLDDFIGQPKVRQQLDLVLAGARRRSVTPDHILLSGPPGLGKTTMAMIIAQELGSSLRMTSGPALERAGDLAAMLSNLMEGDVLFIDEIHRIARPAEEMLYMAMEDFRIDVIVGKGPGATSIPLEIPPFTLVGATTRAGMLTGPLRDRFGFTAQMEFYDTDDLTRVVNRTASILGVEIRQDAAVEIASRSRGTPRIANRLLRRVRDYADVHAEGRVSLEEAQGALEVFDVDELGLDRLDRAVLSALVKGHGGGPVGVSTLAIAVGEEPGTVEEVCEPYLVRAGLVSRSARGRVATAAAWRHLGLEPPETAAGLH; encoded by the coding sequence GTGTCAGACATCGAACGCACCGAATTCCAGCTCCCGTCCGAACTCCTCGCCGGCGGCCGGGCCCCCGATTCCGCCGTCGACCCCGGCGTGCAGCCGGACGAGACGGACATCGACCAGACCCTGCGCCCGAAGTCGCTGGATGACTTCATCGGCCAGCCCAAGGTGCGCCAGCAGCTCGACCTCGTGCTCGCCGGCGCCCGGCGGCGCAGCGTCACCCCCGACCACATCTTGCTCTCCGGGCCGCCCGGTCTGGGCAAGACCACCATGGCCATGATCATCGCCCAGGAATTGGGCAGCAGCCTGCGCATGACCTCGGGCCCCGCGTTGGAGCGCGCCGGCGACCTCGCCGCGATGCTGTCCAACCTCATGGAGGGCGACGTGCTCTTCATCGACGAGATCCACCGCATCGCCCGCCCCGCCGAGGAGATGCTCTACATGGCCATGGAGGACTTCCGCATCGACGTCATCGTGGGCAAGGGCCCCGGCGCCACGTCGATCCCGCTGGAGATCCCCCCGTTCACCCTGGTCGGAGCCACCACCCGCGCGGGCATGCTCACCGGCCCGCTGCGCGACCGCTTCGGCTTCACCGCGCAGATGGAGTTCTACGACACCGACGATCTCACCCGGGTGGTCAACCGCACCGCCAGCATCCTCGGGGTGGAGATCCGCCAGGACGCCGCCGTGGAGATCGCCTCCCGCTCGCGCGGCACGCCGCGCATCGCCAACCGCCTGCTGCGGCGCGTGCGCGACTACGCCGACGTGCACGCCGAGGGCCGGGTCTCCCTGGAGGAGGCCCAGGGCGCGCTCGAGGTCTTCGACGTGGATGAGCTGGGCCTGGACCGCCTCGACCGAGCGGTGCTCAGCGCCTTGGTCAAGGGCCACGGCGGCGGACCCGTCGGTGTGAGCACGCTGGCCATCGCTGTGGGGGAGGAACCCGGCACGGTCGAGGAGGTCTGCGAGCCCTACCTCGTGCGCGCCGGCCTGGTCTCCCGCAGCGCCCGCGGACGCGTGGCCACCGCAGCCGCCTGGAGGCACCTCGGACTCGAACCCCCGGAGACCGCGGCGGGGTTGCACTAA
- the ruvA gene encoding Holliday junction branch migration protein RuvA, whose translation MIASLRGQVLSIALDHAVIDCSGVGYLFLATPGTLSRLRRGDEHTVLTHLAVKEDSMTLYGFISDDERRLFLLLQTVTGLGPKLALATIGTLGTGEISAAIAGSDAKKLQTVPGVGKRMADRMILDLKDKVTPYLPQAVPDATPLPLAATATAEQVTEALIGLGFTERVAGPVVDEVLVDNPDLSVAAALKAALSELGRG comes from the coding sequence GTGATCGCATCACTGCGCGGACAGGTGCTCAGCATCGCGCTGGACCACGCCGTCATCGACTGTTCCGGGGTGGGTTATCTCTTCCTGGCCACCCCGGGCACACTCTCCCGGCTGCGCCGCGGCGACGAGCACACCGTGCTCACCCACCTGGCGGTCAAGGAGGACTCCATGACCCTCTACGGCTTCATCTCCGACGACGAACGCCGCCTGTTCCTCCTGCTGCAGACCGTCACCGGCCTCGGCCCGAAGCTGGCGCTGGCGACCATCGGCACGCTGGGCACCGGAGAGATCTCCGCAGCCATCGCCGGGTCGGACGCGAAGAAGCTGCAGACCGTCCCCGGCGTGGGCAAGCGCATGGCGGACCGGATGATCCTCGACCTCAAGGACAAGGTCACCCCCTACCTGCCGCAGGCGGTCCCGGACGCCACCCCGCTGCCCCTGGCCGCCACTGCCACCGCCGAGCAGGTCACCGAGGCCCTCATCGGACTGGGCTTCACCGAGCGCGTGGCCGGCCCGGTGGTCGACGAGGTCCTCGTGGACAATCCCGACCTCAGCGTCGCCGCGGCGCTCAAGGCCGCGCTCTCCGAGCTCGGCCGCGGATAG
- the ruvC gene encoding crossover junction endodeoxyribonuclease RuvC — MNLQGMRVMGIDPGLTRCGLSVVQSGGGRAIAPVAVGVIRTPSDMELGERLVRISAAVEEWIEDYRPDVVAIERVFERGNVSTVIFTAHAVGVLILAAAKRGIPVHHYTPSEVKKAISGNGRADKKQMTIMVTRILGLSEAPKPADAADALALAICHCWRAPALAREKAATEQGAAKLRELAEIAKQHQRSNS; from the coding sequence GTGAACCTGCAGGGCATGCGTGTCATGGGTATCGACCCGGGTCTGACCCGGTGCGGTCTCTCCGTGGTCCAGTCCGGTGGTGGCCGGGCCATTGCGCCCGTCGCCGTCGGAGTGATCCGGACCCCCAGTGACATGGAGCTGGGGGAGCGCCTGGTGCGCATCTCCGCGGCCGTGGAGGAGTGGATCGAGGACTACAGGCCGGACGTCGTGGCTATCGAGCGCGTATTCGAGCGCGGCAACGTCTCCACCGTCATCTTCACCGCCCATGCCGTGGGGGTGCTCATCCTCGCCGCGGCCAAGCGGGGCATCCCCGTGCACCACTACACACCCTCCGAGGTGAAGAAGGCCATCTCCGGCAACGGCCGGGCGGACAAGAAGCAGATGACCATCATGGTCACCCGCATCCTTGGTCTGTCGGAGGCACCCAAACCCGCCGACGCCGCCGACGCCCTGGCCCTGGCCATCTGCCACTGCTGGCGCGCCCCGGCGCTGGCCAGGGAGAAGGCGGCCACCGAGCAGGGCGCAGCCAAACTCAGGGAACTGGCGGAGATCGCCAAACAACATCAGAGGAGTAACTCGTGA
- a CDS encoding YebC/PmpR family DNA-binding transcriptional regulator, with translation MSGHSKWATTKHKKAANDARRSKDWAKAIKNIEVAARIGGGDPAGNPTLDDMIKKAKKASVPNDNIERARKRGAGEEAGGSNWEPITYEGYGPNGVAVLVECLTDNRNRAASEVRTGFNKNGGNQGDAGSVSYLFTRIGYVIVVKKDLTEDDVLMAVLEAGAEEVNDLGEQFEVICEPTDIRAVVAALEEAGIEVEDSGRDFRASVNVPLDVEGARKVMNLVDALEDLDDVQDVYTNMELSEEVIAALDA, from the coding sequence ATGTCAGGCCACTCAAAATGGGCGACCACCAAACACAAGAAGGCCGCCAACGACGCCCGTCGCAGCAAGGACTGGGCCAAGGCGATCAAGAACATCGAGGTCGCGGCGCGTATCGGCGGCGGTGACCCGGCCGGTAACCCGACGCTGGACGACATGATCAAGAAGGCCAAGAAGGCCTCCGTCCCCAACGACAACATCGAGCGCGCCCGCAAGCGCGGCGCCGGTGAAGAGGCGGGCGGCTCCAACTGGGAGCCCATCACCTACGAGGGTTACGGCCCCAATGGCGTGGCCGTGCTCGTCGAGTGCCTCACGGACAACCGCAACCGCGCGGCCTCCGAGGTGCGCACCGGGTTCAACAAGAACGGCGGCAACCAGGGCGACGCCGGCTCCGTGTCCTACCTGTTCACCCGCATCGGCTACGTCATCGTGGTGAAGAAGGATCTCACCGAGGACGACGTGCTCATGGCCGTGCTCGAGGCCGGCGCCGAGGAGGTTAACGATCTCGGCGAGCAGTTCGAGGTCATCTGCGAGCCCACGGACATCCGCGCCGTCGTCGCCGCGCTGGAGGAGGCGGGCATCGAGGTCGAGGATTCCGGCCGCGACTTCCGCGCCTCCGTCAACGTCCCCCTCGACGTCGAGGGTGCCCGCAAGGTGATGAACCTGGTCGACGCACTCGAGGACCTCGACGATGTCCAGGACGTCTACACCAACATGGAACTCTCCGAAGAGGTCATCGCGGCGCTCGACGCCTAA
- a CDS encoding acyl-CoA thioesterase, whose protein sequence is MTDIRDILDLERIDRDIFRGAPVNSQLPRTFGGQVAAQALVAAVRTVAEDEDSKKVHSLHGYFLKAGVSSEPTVFLVDRLRSGRSFSTRQVSAVQNGETIFSMQASFHREGDVGPEHADRMREVPAPDEIGDTAASFPASSRALLDEWIDWDVRVVPPEDYAHNPFSASQQVVWFKSKRPLPDEDTFHICALAYMSDMTLLQSSMVPHPGHKVQMASLDHAMWFLRPFRVDEWLLYDQVSPSASSARALTHGRIFDAQGNLVAMVTQEGLTRTFDEDRT, encoded by the coding sequence ATGACTGATATCCGAGACATTCTTGATCTGGAGCGGATCGACCGCGACATCTTCCGGGGTGCCCCGGTCAATTCGCAGCTCCCACGGACCTTCGGCGGCCAGGTCGCGGCGCAGGCGCTGGTCGCCGCCGTGCGCACGGTCGCCGAGGACGAGGACAGCAAGAAGGTGCATTCGCTGCACGGGTACTTCCTCAAGGCCGGGGTGTCGTCGGAGCCGACCGTGTTCCTGGTGGACCGGCTGCGCAGCGGGCGCAGTTTCTCCACCCGGCAGGTCTCCGCCGTGCAGAACGGGGAGACGATCTTCTCCATGCAGGCCAGCTTCCACCGCGAGGGCGACGTGGGCCCGGAGCACGCCGACCGGATGCGTGAAGTGCCCGCCCCGGATGAGATCGGTGACACCGCCGCGAGTTTCCCGGCGAGCTCCCGCGCGCTGCTCGACGAGTGGATCGACTGGGACGTGCGGGTCGTTCCGCCGGAGGACTACGCGCACAACCCGTTCTCCGCGAGCCAGCAGGTGGTGTGGTTCAAGTCGAAGCGACCCCTGCCCGACGAGGACACGTTCCACATCTGCGCGCTCGCCTACATGTCCGACATGACGCTGCTGCAGTCCTCCATGGTCCCGCACCCGGGGCACAAGGTGCAGATGGCGTCGCTGGATCACGCCATGTGGTTCCTCCGGCCGTTCCGGGTGGACGAGTGGCTGCTCTACGACCAGGTGTCCCCGTCGGCGTCGTCGGCGCGCGCGCTGACCCACGGCCGGATCTTCGACGCGCAGGGAAACCTCGTGGCCATGGTCACCCAGGAGGGTCTGACACGCACGTTCGACGAGGACCGTACCTAA
- a CDS encoding DUF3817 domain-containing protein — protein sequence MTPQNLHRGAAALEMLTWTLLIGAMILRGVGGADLVSAAGPIHGFGFLCFVALTIILWTNNRWPAGVGIAGLAVSLIPFAALPFSIWADRRGHLDGDWRFRDRAEEPRSLPDKVLAQLVRHPVRTVLIILVLIAVVFTALLLIGQPYDPEAIPGN from the coding sequence ATGACTCCTCAGAATCTGCACCGCGGCGCGGCCGCCCTGGAAATGCTCACCTGGACCCTGCTCATCGGCGCGATGATCCTGCGCGGCGTCGGCGGGGCCGACCTCGTCTCCGCCGCCGGCCCGATCCACGGGTTCGGCTTCCTGTGTTTCGTCGCGCTGACGATCATCCTGTGGACCAACAACCGCTGGCCCGCCGGCGTGGGCATCGCGGGTCTCGCGGTCTCGCTCATCCCCTTCGCCGCGCTGCCCTTCAGCATCTGGGCCGACCGCCGCGGCCACCTCGACGGCGACTGGCGCTTCCGCGACCGCGCGGAGGAGCCCCGGTCCCTGCCGGACAAGGTGCTCGCCCAGCTGGTGCGCCACCCGGTGCGTACCGTGCTGATCATTCTCGTGCTCATCGCCGTGGTGTTCACGGCCTTGCTGCTCATCGGCCAGCCCTACGACCCCGAGGCGATCCCGGGCAACTAG
- a CDS encoding glycosyltransferase family 4 protein: MRIGVVCPYSFDEPGGVQAHILELAAHLIDLGHHVEVIGPASPGTEVPDMVTRGGRSTPVRYNGSVARLSFGPVVHRRVKKFIRQGRFDVLHIHEPNSPSYSMHALVAARGPIVATYHASSDRSWLLRVMRGILQPQLEKVRGGIAVSEMARRWQVEQLGGDPVLIPNGVDTAKYRRARSASPGPVKVVFLGRIDEPRKGLDILLRALVLLGRSPEDVEVTVIGGGRQRDINGVRFAGRVSEEEKARILGESDIYVAPNTGGESFGIVLVEAMAAGCAVVASDLEAFAAVVDAHGDNPAGQLFRTGSDADLARVLGELIDDPAARRRLVEAGESRAQRYDWSSVALEVLAVYETVADGSGVRA; encoded by the coding sequence GTGCGCATCGGCGTCGTCTGCCCGTACTCCTTCGACGAGCCGGGCGGGGTCCAGGCCCACATTCTCGAGCTGGCCGCCCATCTCATCGACCTCGGCCACCACGTCGAGGTCATCGGCCCGGCCTCCCCGGGCACCGAGGTGCCGGACATGGTCACCCGCGGCGGCAGGTCCACCCCGGTGCGCTACAACGGCTCCGTCGCCCGCCTCTCCTTCGGCCCGGTGGTGCACCGTCGGGTGAAAAAGTTCATCCGCCAGGGCCGGTTCGACGTGCTGCACATCCACGAGCCCAACTCACCGAGCTACTCCATGCACGCGCTCGTCGCGGCGCGCGGCCCGATCGTGGCCACCTATCACGCGTCCAGCGACCGCTCGTGGCTGCTGCGTGTCATGCGGGGGATTCTGCAGCCGCAGCTGGAGAAGGTGCGCGGGGGCATCGCCGTCTCGGAGATGGCCCGGCGCTGGCAGGTGGAGCAGCTCGGCGGCGACCCGGTGCTCATCCCCAACGGGGTCGACACCGCGAAGTACCGGCGCGCCCGCAGCGCGTCCCCGGGACCGGTGAAGGTGGTGTTCCTCGGGCGTATCGACGAACCCCGCAAGGGGCTCGACATCCTCCTGCGTGCGTTGGTCCTGCTCGGTCGTTCCCCGGAGGACGTCGAGGTGACGGTGATCGGCGGCGGGCGGCAGCGCGACATCAACGGCGTGCGTTTTGCCGGAAGAGTGAGCGAAGAGGAGAAGGCCCGCATCCTCGGCGAGTCGGACATCTATGTCGCGCCGAACACCGGGGGAGAGTCCTTCGGCATCGTGCTGGTGGAGGCGATGGCGGCGGGCTGCGCCGTGGTGGCCAGCGACCTGGAGGCGTTTGCCGCGGTGGTCGACGCCCACGGTGACAACCCCGCGGGACAGCTGTTTCGCACCGGATCCGACGCGGACCTCGCGCGTGTGCTGGGCGAGCTCATCGATGACCCCGCCGCCCGGCGTCGCCTGGTCGAGGCGGGGGAGAGTCGGGCGCAGCGGTACGACTGGTCGTCGGTGGCGCTCGAGGTGCTCGCGGTCTACGAGACGGTCGCGGACGGCAGCGGGGTGAGAGCGTGA
- a CDS encoding phosphatidylinositol mannoside acyltransferase, giving the protein MTGIWGLIRQREWAAAGYLTGWKVVSALPRPVAQTLFTFGADLASDHGRGMDQLRRNLTRVVGAENVTSELVRDSVRSYARYWMEAFRLPSLVADPDLLRRITDGVVGRDIFEASLARGKGVILVLPHTGNWDMAGMWLSSNYGQFATVAERVKPEALFNAFVDYRESLGFEVLALTGHSEPPFARLREVLYDGGVVCLLGERDLRQTGVEVEFFGEHTTMPAGPVKLAQETGAGLHVVHGWFPSEDGWGFSVSDELEVTDLESTTQRMADLFAANIAAHPVDWHMLQPQWTSDINEAKARRAARREAT; this is encoded by the coding sequence GTGACCGGGATCTGGGGTCTGATCCGCCAGCGCGAGTGGGCCGCCGCGGGTTACCTCACCGGGTGGAAGGTGGTCTCTGCGCTGCCCCGCCCTGTGGCCCAGACTCTATTCACCTTCGGTGCGGACCTGGCCAGCGACCACGGCCGGGGGATGGACCAGCTGCGCCGCAACCTCACCCGCGTGGTGGGGGCGGAGAACGTCACCTCCGAGCTCGTGCGCGACTCGGTGCGTTCCTATGCCCGCTACTGGATGGAGGCCTTCCGCCTTCCCTCCCTGGTCGCGGACCCCGACCTGCTGCGCCGGATCACCGACGGCGTCGTCGGTCGGGACATCTTCGAGGCCTCGCTGGCGCGCGGCAAGGGCGTCATCCTCGTGCTTCCGCACACGGGCAACTGGGACATGGCGGGCATGTGGCTGAGCTCGAACTACGGCCAGTTCGCCACCGTCGCCGAGCGGGTCAAGCCGGAGGCCTTGTTCAACGCCTTCGTGGACTACCGCGAGTCCCTGGGTTTCGAGGTGCTTGCGCTCACCGGGCACAGCGAACCGCCCTTCGCCCGGTTGCGGGAGGTGCTTTACGACGGCGGCGTGGTCTGCCTACTCGGCGAGCGTGACCTGCGCCAGACCGGCGTCGAGGTCGAGTTCTTCGGCGAGCACACCACCATGCCCGCCGGGCCGGTGAAGCTCGCCCAGGAAACCGGCGCGGGGCTGCACGTCGTCCACGGCTGGTTCCCCTCCGAGGACGGCTGGGGTTTCTCCGTCTCCGACGAGCTAGAGGTCACCGACCTGGAGTCGACGACCCAGCGCATGGCCGACCTCTTCGCCGCCAACATCGCGGCCCACCCGGTGGACTGGCACATGCTGCAGCCGCAGTGGACCAGCGACATCAACGAAGCCAAGGCGCGTCGGGCGGCGCGTCGAGAAGCGACGTAG
- the pgsA gene encoding phosphatidylinositol phosphate synthase produces the protein MLSVHGRRPAAVVVEPVARGLLKIGLTPNAITVLSSAISVALVVILIPAGHLVWAAILIGLFTAVDMVDGTMARLRGGGTKFGATLDATCDRITDGALFAAITWWLVYTHDAHPSLVAATLGVLISSQVISYIKARGEASGFQVVGGLIERPERLIIALVGLGLEGFGVPYALDAAIWLLLAGSVFTVFERFRMAYNSPHANDFIAPPTGSKEAGEKK, from the coding sequence GTGCTTAGCGTTCACGGGCGCAGGCCCGCGGCCGTGGTCGTCGAACCGGTGGCCAGGGGCCTGCTGAAGATCGGCCTCACCCCGAACGCCATCACGGTGCTCAGCTCCGCCATCTCCGTGGCGCTGGTGGTCATCCTCATCCCGGCCGGACACCTGGTGTGGGCGGCCATCCTCATCGGCCTGTTCACCGCGGTGGACATGGTCGACGGCACCATGGCCAGGCTGCGCGGCGGCGGAACCAAGTTCGGCGCCACCCTCGATGCCACCTGCGACCGCATCACCGACGGCGCGCTCTTCGCGGCCATCACCTGGTGGCTCGTCTACACCCACGACGCGCATCCGTCGCTCGTGGCGGCCACCCTCGGCGTGCTCATCTCATCGCAAGTGATCAGCTACATCAAGGCGCGCGGCGAGGCCTCGGGCTTCCAGGTCGTGGGCGGGCTCATCGAACGCCCGGAGCGGCTCATCATCGCGCTGGTGGGCCTGGGCCTGGAGGGGTTCGGCGTGCCCTACGCGCTCGACGCGGCCATCTGGCTGCTGCTCGCGGGATCCGTGTTCACCGTGTTCGAGCGCTTCCGCATGGCCTACAACTCGCCCCACGCCAACGACTTCATCGCGCCGCCCACAGGCAGCAAAGAGGCGGGGGAGAAGAAGTGA
- a CDS encoding HIT family protein: protein MQHDEADAQNTYIDSGVGTDDQLQRLWAPYRSAYIAKRVGGEKQDPFVEAPKQSDEDGLIVARGTHVYALLNLFPYNAGHLMVVPYRKTADLEDLTEEESAELMAFAQKAVRVLKRVSRPEGINVGFNLGRASGGSVGDHLHMHVVPRWPGDASFMTVLGDTKVLSTVLGDTRALLAQAWADITAEDSRA from the coding sequence TTGCAGCACGACGAAGCTGACGCCCAAAACACCTACATCGACTCCGGTGTCGGCACGGACGATCAGTTGCAGCGCCTGTGGGCGCCGTACCGCTCGGCGTACATCGCCAAGCGGGTCGGTGGCGAGAAGCAGGACCCGTTCGTGGAGGCGCCGAAGCAGTCGGACGAGGACGGGCTGATCGTCGCGCGGGGCACCCATGTGTACGCGCTGCTCAACCTGTTCCCGTACAACGCGGGTCACCTCATGGTCGTGCCCTACCGCAAGACCGCGGACCTCGAGGACCTCACGGAGGAGGAGTCGGCGGAACTCATGGCTTTCGCGCAGAAGGCCGTCCGGGTGCTCAAGCGGGTCTCCCGCCCCGAAGGCATCAACGTCGGCTTCAACCTCGGGCGGGCGTCCGGGGGTTCGGTGGGGGATCACCTGCACATGCACGTGGTTCCGCGCTGGCCGGGCGACGCCAGTTTCATGACCGTCCTGGGCGACACCAAGGTGCTGTCCACGGTGCTGGGCGACACCCGGGCGCTGCTCGCGCAGGCGTGGGCGGACATCACCGCGGAGGACAGCCGTGCTTAG